A single window of Plasmodium malariae genome assembly, chromosome: 8 DNA harbors:
- the PmUG01_08011700 gene encoding fam-m protein, which produces MERIIRLLLLIKITAFIYLTWMCHVNNNMRTYDNSQNEYSNQSKKLSSRNYRLLAKYKQDSDSHIVCLKEGIPKNRKHEEKYIPYNVRGTKAKQKQSNKCSLSKAQYYVEVMDNNNGIFDGKHFHFERKWIRKRDYDYIIEKNKRIYDIALKKIKFRSYGFGVTLFLIFLLLGIGLPILKGLESMENILQYKPFGSFYGLLNENKLLESVLPEKYFYVLLFGMIILILGVILIIAFNKILRNNEKYNKIKLMTQ; this is translated from the exons ATGGAACGAATAATAAGGTTACTATtacttattaaaattactgcgtttatttatttaacctGGATGTGTCATGTTAACAATAATATG aGGACATATGACAATTCTCAGAATGAGTACTCTAAtcaaagtaaaaaattatcttcaAGAAATTATCGATTATTAGCAAAATACAAACAGGATAGTGATTCACATATTGTGTGTTTAAAAGAAGGAATACCAAAAAATAGGAAACacgaagaaaaatatataccgTATAATGTGAGAGGTACCAAAGCAAAACAGAAACAATCTAATAAATGTTCATTAAGTAAAGCACAATATTATGTAGAAGTTAtggataataataatggaatttttgatggaaaacatttccattttgaaaGAAAATGGATCCGAAAAAGAGattatgattatattatagagaaaaataaaagaatatatgatatagctttaaaaaaaattaaatttagaaGTTATGGATTTGGcgttactttatttttaatttttttgttgctAGGAATAGGATTACCAATATTAAAAGGACTAGAGTCAATGGAAAATATTCTACAATATAAACCATTTGGAAGTTTTTATGGTTTATTAAATGAGAATAAGCTTCTAGAAAGTGTTTTACCAgaaaaatacttttatgtGTTATTATTTGGTATGATTATCCTTATATTAGGTGTCATACTTATAATAGCTTTTAATAAgatattaagaaataatgaaaaatacaataaaattaagttgaTGACTcagtaa
- the PmUG01_08011800 gene encoding fam-l protein, translating to MEYKIKSPLFNKIAIFVFLSWIYHFYHDVCTHSKFLNKRSNNCGKINERTYRLLGKCIKDNYSNILGLKEEIPNSVEHKKKDITYITKKPSKKKEQSLRNPSKFLGCHKSAMKKKASIFETKKYSYLEKKIFKELDYENFLINNKIISDKLYKKIICKKYRLRITLPLLFFLLLSLSLILDFTEGCGLIYGLFKIIIIVNPTMNSTGKSYVVLESLANSLKDSPLEWLFKSVVRQTNGKTFVYRITGFFGFLIYIVPFFILGAILVSGLLYYHKKVKKYQKIKFKKR from the exons atggaatataaaattaagtctcctttatttaataaaattgctatatttgtctttttaagttggatatatcatttttaccATGATGTc TGTACTCATagcaaatttttaaataaaagaagtaataattgcggaaaaataaatgaaagaaCATATCGATTACTGGGAAAATGCATAAAGGataattattcaaatattttaggtttaaaagaagaaataccTAATAGTGTTGAACAcaagaaaaaagatataactTATATTACGAAGAAAccctcaaaaaaaaaggaacaatcTCTTAGAAATCCATCAAAGTTTTTAGGATGCCATAAATCAgctatgaaaaaaaaagctagtatatttgaaacaaaaaaatattcttatttagaaaaaaaaatattcaaagaacttgattatgagaattttcttataaataaCAAGATAATTAGCGATAAgttgtacaaaaaaataatatgtaaaaaatacagATTACGAATCACCTTACCTTTACTATTTTTCTTGTTGTTGTCATTATCACTCATATTGGATTTTACTGAGGGTTGTGGACTTATATAtggtttatttaaaataataataattgtcAACCCAACTATGAATAGTACTGGTAAATCATATGTTGTTTTAGAATCTTTGGCTAATTCGTTGAAGGATTCACCATTAGAATGGCTTTTTAAATCTGTGGTACGACAAACAAATGGTAAGACTTTTGTCTATCGTATAACAGGTTTTTTTGgatttctaatatatattgtaccTTTCTTTATATTAGGTGCCATACTTGTATCAGGgcttttatattatcataaaaaagttaaaaagtaccaaaaaattaagttcaaaaaaagataa
- the PmUG01_08011900 gene encoding fam-l protein, with product MKLWFLIEITAFTLLTLRINLINDVSSFKKYFDENYNVLRKLDKRIYRLLTKNKQNSHLSTMSLKEEVPYNGENKKKHTYNNEKRELTRKKLLNVSSLNNCKSHKQDRKNKSFIFETKTFSYLEKKIFKELDYENFLKNNRVINNKLYKEIMFKKYGLRIALPLLLFLLLSISLVLDLFVGCGLINMLRQLLNTHDENIWKFLGQTFGNFIGKDLADFLKPLWTYTKMDGSNIKKEVYASTGLCGILIYFLPFIILGVTLISGIIYYHKKVKKFEKIKLRKR from the exons ATGAAACTATGGTTTTTAATTGAAATTACAGCATTTACCCTCTTAACATTGAGAATAAACTTAATCAATGATGTG tcttcttttaagaaatatttcgACGAAAACTACAATGTTCTTAGAAAATTAgataaaagaatttatagattactaacaaaaaataagcaGAATTCTCATTTAAGTACTATGAGTTTAAAAGAAGAGGTACCCTATAATGGAGAGAACAAAAAGAAACAtacttataataatgaaaaaagagaGCTAACAAGAAAGAAACTATTAAATGTaagttcattaaataattgtaaaagtCATAAACAggatagaaaaaataaatcttttatttttgaaacaaaaacattttcttatttagaaaaaaaaatatttaaagaacttgattatgagaattttcttaaaaataacagggtaataaataataagttgtacaaagaaataatgtttaaaaaatatggactACGAATTGCCTTacctttattattgtttttgttattatcaaTATCACTAGTATTAGATTTATTTGTGGGTTGTGgtcttataaatatgttgCGCCAATTACTGAATACGCATGATGAAAACATTTGGAAGTTTTTAGGACAAACTTTTGGAAATTTTATAGGAAAAGATTTGGCAGACTTTTTAAAGCCTTTATGGACATATACTAAAATGGATGgtagtaatattaaaaaggagGTCTATGCGTCAACTGGTTTATGtggtatattaatatatttcttacctttcattatattagGAGTGACACTCATATCAGGAATTATTTActaccataaaaaagttaaaaaatttgaaaaaattaagttaagaaaaaggtaa